One region of Flavobacterium sp. GSB-24 genomic DNA includes:
- a CDS encoding acyl-CoA desaturase: protein MEKLKRPVYVKPGTDDFFKKMRLEVNETVLKNSSLYVLNVVKSLGLLVVFFLFYSCILLFGNQTYLLFLFYILSGITMIVLFINAFHDAAHGALFRKPKHNEWFLYVLELFGSNHWLWMRRHISLHHAYPNVPDWDVDIKQSDIIRIFPNSPLLNYHKYQHIYMWFIYPFYSLNWIYIRDFKDFFGTKDNYVKKVVEKIPKPEIYRLFAAKIINIAYLLFLPMILLKQPWYMVLFAWLSMHMCGSALGVVALVSTHVDEDAHFPNTDEEGNLSDTWAVHQMIVTKDFSTNSKLANFLYGGFTHHVAHHLFPGVGHTYYPYITPIIRRYAEEYNLPYTSYPFYHAVRSHFRMLKNKGVKENILMTGEI, encoded by the coding sequence ATGGAAAAATTAAAACGACCGGTTTATGTCAAACCCGGAACTGATGATTTTTTTAAAAAGATGCGTTTAGAAGTGAATGAAACCGTCTTAAAGAATTCATCTTTATACGTATTAAATGTTGTAAAATCTCTAGGACTTCTAGTTGTTTTCTTTCTATTTTACAGCTGTATTTTACTTTTTGGTAACCAGACCTATTTGCTTTTTCTATTTTATATTTTGTCTGGAATTACTATGATTGTTTTATTTATAAATGCTTTTCATGATGCAGCGCATGGAGCATTGTTTAGAAAACCGAAACATAATGAATGGTTTTTATATGTTTTAGAACTCTTCGGCAGTAATCACTGGCTCTGGATGCGCCGTCATATCAGCCTGCATCATGCATATCCAAATGTTCCAGATTGGGATGTAGATATCAAACAAAGCGATATAATTAGAATATTTCCCAACAGTCCATTACTTAATTATCATAAATATCAGCATATTTATATGTGGTTTATATATCCATTTTATAGTCTCAACTGGATTTATATACGAGATTTTAAAGACTTTTTTGGTACCAAAGATAATTACGTAAAAAAAGTAGTCGAAAAGATTCCGAAACCAGAAATCTATCGCTTATTTGCGGCCAAGATTATTAATATTGCTTATTTGCTTTTCCTGCCAATGATACTTTTAAAACAGCCTTGGTATATGGTTCTGTTTGCCTGGCTGTCTATGCACATGTGCGGCAGTGCGCTTGGGGTAGTAGCCTTGGTTTCGACTCATGTCGATGAAGATGCTCATTTTCCGAATACAGATGAAGAAGGCAATCTTTCTGATACTTGGGCAGTACATCAAATGATAGTTACCAAAGATTTTAGCACCAATAGTAAACTAGCAAATTTTTTATACGGCGGATTTACACATCACGTGGCCCATCATCTTTTTCCAGGTGTTGGGCATACTTATTATCCATACATTACCCCAATAATAAGACGTTACGCAGAAGAATACAACCTGCCTTATACTTCGTATCCTTTTTATCACGCCGTGCGTTCCCATTTCAG
- a CDS encoding helix-turn-helix transcriptional regulator encodes MMYNEKLSKFFKAKGLKQKEVGEILGFSPVMIGRYLHGTANIGSEFLISLSKNFPDVDLNDLFAPEKEQNMVNEDRAVYEKHDILNDLEEIEDRIHTIRLRLAEKKFEE; translated from the coding sequence ATGATGTATAACGAAAAATTAAGCAAATTCTTTAAAGCTAAAGGATTAAAGCAAAAAGAGGTTGGCGAAATTTTAGGATTTAGCCCAGTAATGATTGGAAGATATTTACATGGTACTGCTAATATTGGATCTGAATTCCTTATTAGTTTAAGTAAAAACTTCCCAGATGTAGATTTGAATGATCTTTTTGCTCCAGAAAAAGAGCAAAATATGGTTAATGAAGACAGGGCGGTTTACGAAAAACATGATATTCTTAATGATTTAGAAGAAATAGAAGATCGTATCCATACCATTAGATTGCGCCTGGCAGAAAAAAAGTTTGAGGAATAG
- a CDS encoding phospholipase A gives MYFKYLLTCFILFTITSNSQIVEEKKNFRAADSLLKEHSFSVHKDNYFLTGIPLSEPITRNSADVKYQVSFKLRLNSKPLWGGFFPYLMYTQKAFWDIYASSKPFSEINFNPGVAIVRPFYLKGGRLTYGTISLEHESNGRDSIYSRTWNMLAFSLKSQVSPRWTVGIRGWIPLVDKEDNPGLTKYVGYGEASATYQIQPGRWSADVLFRKGSGLINYGSLQTQLNWKPYKDENYYITLQWFVGYTESLIDYQEHKSMLRLGFTIKPENMGIF, from the coding sequence ATGTACTTTAAATACCTATTGACTTGTTTCATATTGTTTACAATCACATCCAACTCACAAATTGTAGAAGAGAAAAAAAATTTCCGCGCCGCAGATTCATTGTTAAAAGAACATAGTTTTTCTGTTCATAAGGATAATTATTTTTTAACCGGTATACCGTTGAGCGAACCCATTACACGAAATTCTGCAGATGTAAAATATCAAGTTAGTTTTAAACTTCGACTAAACTCAAAACCTTTATGGGGTGGATTTTTCCCTTATCTAATGTACACTCAAAAAGCATTTTGGGATATTTACGCAAGTTCAAAACCCTTTTCAGAAATTAATTTTAACCCTGGAGTTGCTATCGTTCGTCCGTTTTATTTAAAAGGCGGAAGATTAACGTATGGAACAATTTCGTTGGAACACGAATCAAACGGAAGAGATTCGATCTATTCAAGAACTTGGAATATGCTTGCCTTTTCATTAAAATCACAAGTCTCTCCAAGATGGACAGTTGGAATTAGAGGCTGGATTCCGCTAGTTGATAAAGAAGATAATCCTGGATTAACCAAATATGTCGGTTACGGTGAGGCAAGCGCAACTTATCAGATTCAGCCAGGAAGATGGAGCGCCGACGTTCTTTTTAGAAAAGGAAGCGGACTCATCAATTATGGTTCTCTGCAGACGCAGCTGAACTGGAAACCCTATAAAGACGAGAATTATTACATTACATTGCAATGGTTTGTGGGATATACAGAAAGTTTAATAGATTATCAGGAACATAAAAGCATGCTCCGTTTAGGCTTTACAATCAAACCAGAAAATATGGGAATTTTCTAA
- a CDS encoding MFS transporter, producing the protein MSQNKKSIYTLQFILLCMSSLLFSSSFNMIIPELPSYLSSLGGAEYKGLIISLFTLTAAISRPFSGKLTDKWGRVPVMAVGSVVCLICGFLYPILSSVSGFLLLRLVHGFSTGFKPTATSAYVADIIPQERWGEALGLHGLCFSIGGALGPALGGWVVNAYGIDVMFYGSSFLAFLSIVIVMNMKETLTTKEKLHRSMFYIGRKDIIDVGALPAGIITFFSYTAYGLILTLIPDWSEHLGAQNKGIFFTAFTIASVLIRFGAGKVSDRHGRTNVILAGLVVTAIALFVISEGTHIKMLLAGAALYGMGTGILSPAISAWTIDLSNPEHRGKAVATMYISMEIGIGFGALLGGSYYSDHIMRIPQIFKIDILIILTGLLYLLYWKSRNTNKKC; encoded by the coding sequence ATGTCACAAAATAAAAAATCTATTTATACGCTTCAATTCATTCTGCTTTGCATGAGCTCGCTTTTGTTCTCGTCAAGTTTTAATATGATAATTCCAGAACTTCCAAGTTATTTAAGCAGTCTAGGAGGAGCAGAATATAAAGGATTAATTATTTCATTATTTACTTTAACAGCAGCAATTTCGAGGCCTTTTAGCGGAAAACTAACCGATAAATGGGGACGCGTTCCTGTAATGGCTGTAGGATCTGTCGTTTGCTTGATCTGCGGATTTTTATATCCCATCTTAAGTTCAGTTTCTGGATTTTTACTTTTGCGTTTAGTTCATGGTTTTTCAACCGGATTTAAGCCTACTGCGACTTCTGCTTATGTAGCAGATATTATTCCGCAGGAGCGCTGGGGCGAAGCATTAGGTTTGCATGGTTTATGTTTTAGTATTGGCGGTGCTTTAGGACCTGCATTAGGCGGCTGGGTCGTAAATGCTTATGGCATTGATGTTATGTTTTATGGTTCGTCATTTCTTGCCTTTCTTTCTATTGTCATTGTAATGAACATGAAAGAAACTTTAACAACAAAAGAAAAACTTCACAGATCTATGTTTTATATCGGTCGAAAAGATATTATAGATGTTGGGGCACTTCCTGCAGGAATCATCACTTTCTTTTCTTATACAGCCTATGGTTTGATTTTGACATTGATTCCAGATTGGAGCGAACATTTGGGAGCACAGAATAAAGGAATATTTTTTACAGCCTTTACAATAGCATCTGTTTTGATAAGATTTGGAGCTGGAAAAGTTTCTGACCGACACGGAAGAACGAATGTCATATTAGCAGGACTAGTGGTAACTGCAATTGCATTATTTGTAATAAGCGAAGGCACTCATATAAAGATGCTATTAGCAGGCGCAGCCCTTTACGGAATGGGAACTGGAATTTTATCTCCAGCAATAAGTGCATGGACAATCGATTTAAGCAATCCAGAACACCGCGGCAAAGCAGTAGCCACAATGTATATTTCTATGGAAATAGGAATTGGGTTTGGTGCATTGTTAGGAGGAAGCTACTATAGTGATCATATAATGCGAATACCGCAGATTTTCAAAATAGACATCCTAATAATACTAACGGGACTCTTGTATCTTTTGTATTGGAAAAGCAGAAATACTAATAAAAAATGTTGA
- a CDS encoding exopolysaccharide biosynthesis polyprenyl glycosylphosphotransferase, with product MRNRHKFTFIMCCAIVDMIAMVLGTMIFLNFATEENIGWNGLFLNKMIPITILSWLFSVTYFQLYRVDVLFSLDEFFRNSWRAFFTQRILWHSYIFIFQDDVLYFFGSKANLIQLSFLLSYFLFSRILFTVVIGKIKGWVFKQYTVAIWGFNKTSIELASHLENNSFFINFVGILNENSSVEYTSNEDFSLALCDAIHNASENNINELYIVTKPDFISDLNYFFELGDKHCMRLKFVPDFSSISKKHFNSTHLNNFHVIKPRFEPLQNAYNRLAKRIFDLAFSILVIVFILSWLYPLLAFLIKKQSKGPVLFKQMRTGKKNQHFWCYKFRSMYVNMGDETQQAQKGDSRVTPIGKFIRRTSLDEMPQFFNVLIGNMSVVGPRPHMIKHTSDYNDHINNFMVRHFVKPGITGLAQVSGLRGETKKVSDMKRRVTTDIEYVQRWSLIKDIKICFLTVIVTLKGDKNAF from the coding sequence ATGCGAAACAGACATAAATTTACTTTCATAATGTGCTGCGCCATTGTAGATATGATTGCGATGGTTTTAGGGACTATGATATTTTTGAATTTTGCAACTGAAGAAAATATTGGTTGGAATGGATTATTTCTAAATAAAATGATTCCGATTACAATTTTAAGCTGGTTGTTTTCAGTTACTTATTTTCAATTGTATCGAGTAGACGTTCTTTTTAGTTTAGATGAATTTTTTAGAAACAGCTGGCGTGCTTTCTTTACACAAAGAATATTATGGCACAGTTATATTTTCATTTTTCAGGATGACGTTTTGTACTTCTTTGGAAGCAAGGCAAATTTAATACAGTTGAGTTTTTTACTGTCTTACTTTTTGTTTTCCAGAATTTTGTTTACAGTAGTTATTGGAAAAATAAAAGGCTGGGTTTTTAAGCAATATACAGTTGCAATATGGGGCTTTAATAAAACAAGTATCGAATTGGCTTCTCATTTAGAAAACAATTCATTCTTCATAAATTTTGTGGGTATTCTTAACGAAAATTCGTCTGTAGAATACACAAGTAATGAAGATTTTTCCTTGGCACTGTGTGACGCCATTCATAATGCATCTGAAAATAATATAAATGAATTGTACATAGTTACTAAACCTGATTTTATTTCAGATTTGAATTATTTCTTTGAGCTTGGTGATAAGCATTGTATGCGTTTGAAATTTGTACCCGATTTTTCATCAATTTCAAAAAAACACTTTAACTCAACTCATTTAAATAATTTTCATGTTATCAAGCCCCGTTTTGAGCCTTTACAAAATGCTTATAATAGATTAGCAAAAAGAATATTTGATCTAGCTTTCAGTATTTTGGTTATTGTTTTCATCTTGTCCTGGCTGTATCCTTTGTTAGCTTTTTTAATTAAAAAACAAAGTAAAGGACCAGTTTTATTCAAACAAATGCGAACGGGTAAAAAGAACCAGCATTTTTGGTGTTATAAATTCCGAAGCATGTATGTCAATATGGGAGACGAAACCCAGCAGGCACAAAAAGGAGACAGCAGAGTAACGCCAATAGGAAAATTTATCCGCCGTACCAGTTTAGACGAAATGCCGCAGTTCTTTAATGTTTTGATAGGAAATATGAGTGTCGTAGGGCCGCGCCCTCATATGATTAAGCACACATCTGACTATAATGACCATATCAATAATTTTATGGTACGTCATTTTGTTAAACCAGGAATTACAGGTCTGGCCCAAGTTTCGGGTCTTAGAGGCGAAACTAAAAAAGTATCAGACATGAAACGCCGTGTGACAACAGATATTGAATATGTACAGCGCTGGAGCCTGATTAAGGATATTAAAATTTGCTTTCTAACAGTTATTGTAACCTTAAAAGGAGATAAAAATGCTTTTTAA
- a CDS encoding VanZ family protein, whose amino-acid sequence MFHKIVLLLLLFVIGAVFYFSWLSDPGFGGETYLPRWLLNWSNHYYNLRTAVPFLAVGFLLEIYTEQSEYNSKNLNFIQNIGIATIIVCIAEGGQFLIQRRSPDLMDIFYGIVGSLIGALCYNLLKKIRNAKQT is encoded by the coding sequence ATGTTTCATAAAATAGTTCTATTGCTATTGCTCTTTGTTATTGGTGCCGTTTTTTATTTTTCGTGGCTGTCTGATCCTGGTTTTGGGGGAGAAACCTATCTGCCAAGATGGCTTTTGAACTGGAGTAACCATTATTATAATTTGCGTACTGCTGTTCCTTTTTTAGCTGTAGGTTTCTTGTTGGAAATCTATACGGAACAGAGTGAATATAACAGCAAAAATTTGAATTTCATACAAAATATTGGGATCGCAACAATAATAGTATGCATAGCTGAGGGAGGACAGTTTTTGATCCAGAGAAGAAGCCCCGATTTGATGGATATTTTTTATGGAATCGTTGGAAGTTTAATAGGAGCATTGTGTTACAATTTATTGAAAAAGATAAGAAATGCGAAACAGACATAA
- a CDS encoding polysaccharide biosynthesis tyrosine autokinase produces the protein MDFKKEFLKYFQYWPWFLLSLIVFVGAAYIFIKITPPTYETSATIFIDKKQEDKTKIITISTDKKSSEDNLEDEIRLMTSNEFLLGVVNNLNLNFSYFEKAYTVQNNYINEVPFVLIPTVSRDSLPQVTYEIKIDKEGFTVTDPAAEKSFRIKGYQSNEPVYGLPFKIQLSAKAKKNPAYYFENDYKVKIEPTDIALKNLKEALIVLSDEKAQGVIELQHTGSSPDRSRKILNEMITLLDKNIVINKQKVFSNTVSYLNQRIKNFTKEKDSIESVKEKYLQNNDIGVMDNYIVEKTADRSQTKESSMLNERQITLTNFAINDIKQSGVAQTLGTGYNLDSPAVNQMLVNYNAKLMDSQLILERAQKNNPAYISLMTQLKVQKQEILNTLEGYLNFLIQNSRANKSEQSIAEAKVKSIPTKDKVLGNINSNLNMKEETYVALLQKKEEAVLNGAILESNLKTLNAPETNYSAIFPQPKAFMLGAFMFGLLIPFGFTYLRLFLDTKIHNEEDIQKVIADIPILGHIPKINTSEKLDNTATSRSLIAEASRALMSNISYLLPRNKESKGNVILFTSSIQGEGKSFCAFHNAITISNLNKKVLLIGVDLRNPQLHDYFSINRNVLGLSNFLANKADDWKDFLQKDNNFSTNLDVLFAGETPPNPSQLITNSNFDSLIEEARKIYDYIILDTAPVQIVSDTLNFSHLADVTVFVVKYDYTDKSNLVQVSNFIKKEQLKNVGIVINGVNMKTAYGYGYGVSYGYQYQEAKVKKPWYKRSLAVKGA, from the coding sequence ATGGATTTTAAAAAAGAATTTTTAAAGTATTTTCAGTATTGGCCTTGGTTTTTACTTAGCTTAATTGTATTTGTAGGTGCTGCTTATATTTTCATAAAAATAACGCCGCCAACATACGAAACTTCGGCTACGATCTTTATTGATAAAAAACAAGAAGACAAAACCAAAATAATTACCATCAGTACAGACAAAAAAAGTAGTGAGGATAATTTAGAAGACGAAATTAGACTGATGACTTCCAATGAGTTTTTGTTGGGTGTAGTAAATAATTTGAATTTAAATTTCAGCTATTTTGAAAAAGCATACACTGTACAAAATAATTATATAAATGAAGTTCCTTTTGTTTTGATTCCAACAGTTTCTAGAGATTCACTGCCACAAGTTACCTATGAAATTAAAATAGACAAAGAAGGATTTACGGTAACAGATCCAGCTGCAGAAAAAAGTTTCAGAATTAAAGGATATCAAAGCAATGAACCAGTGTATGGACTGCCATTTAAAATTCAATTATCTGCAAAAGCAAAAAAGAATCCAGCCTATTATTTTGAGAATGATTATAAGGTAAAAATTGAACCGACAGATATAGCTTTAAAAAATCTGAAAGAAGCGCTTATTGTTTTATCTGACGAAAAAGCACAAGGAGTAATAGAATTACAACACACAGGTTCAAGTCCAGATCGTTCCAGAAAAATATTAAACGAGATGATAACGTTGCTGGATAAAAATATTGTCATCAACAAGCAAAAAGTATTTAGTAATACGGTTTCTTATTTAAATCAAAGGATAAAAAATTTCACCAAAGAAAAAGATTCTATAGAAAGTGTAAAAGAAAAATACCTGCAAAATAATGATATCGGGGTAATGGACAATTACATCGTTGAAAAAACAGCCGATAGAAGCCAGACAAAAGAGAGCTCTATGCTCAACGAACGTCAAATAACACTTACCAATTTTGCGATTAACGATATTAAACAATCTGGCGTTGCACAAACTTTGGGTACAGGTTATAATTTAGATTCTCCAGCTGTTAATCAGATGCTTGTAAATTACAATGCAAAGCTAATGGACAGCCAGCTGATCTTAGAAAGAGCACAAAAAAATAATCCTGCGTATATTAGTTTAATGACCCAGTTAAAGGTTCAAAAACAAGAAATATTAAATACGCTGGAAGGGTATTTAAACTTTCTAATTCAAAATAGTAGAGCAAATAAATCAGAACAAAGTATTGCCGAAGCAAAAGTAAAAAGCATTCCTACAAAAGATAAAGTATTGGGTAATATCAATAGCAATCTTAATATGAAAGAAGAAACTTATGTGGCATTATTGCAAAAGAAAGAAGAAGCAGTTTTAAACGGCGCAATTTTAGAATCAAACCTAAAAACTTTAAATGCTCCTGAAACCAATTATTCGGCAATTTTTCCGCAGCCAAAAGCATTTATGTTAGGAGCTTTTATGTTTGGTTTACTTATTCCTTTCGGGTTCACATATCTTAGATTATTCTTAGATACCAAAATTCACAACGAAGAGGATATTCAAAAGGTAATTGCCGACATTCCAATTTTGGGACATATTCCTAAAATAAATACAAGCGAAAAATTGGACAACACTGCTACTTCTCGTTCGCTGATTGCAGAAGCATCACGAGCCTTAATGTCAAATATATCCTATCTGCTGCCCAGAAATAAGGAAAGTAAAGGAAATGTAATCCTGTTTACATCATCTATTCAGGGAGAAGGAAAATCGTTCTGTGCTTTTCATAATGCCATAACAATTAGTAATCTCAATAAAAAAGTGCTGCTTATTGGAGTCGATTTAAGAAATCCTCAATTACACGATTATTTTAGTATCAATAGAAACGTGTTAGGACTCTCTAATTTCTTAGCTAATAAAGCAGATGACTGGAAAGATTTTTTGCAGAAAGACAATAATTTTTCTACCAACTTAGACGTCTTGTTTGCAGGAGAAACACCGCCAAACCCTTCTCAATTAATTACCAATTCTAATTTTGATTCCTTGATTGAAGAAGCTAGAAAAATTTATGACTACATCATTCTAGATACTGCTCCTGTGCAAATAGTATCTGATACACTGAATTTTAGTCATTTGGCAGACGTAACAGTTTTTGTAGTAAAATACGATTATACAGATAAAAGCAATTTAGTCCAGGTAAGTAATTTTATTAAAAAAGAACAATTAAAAAATGTCGGAATTGTTATAAACGGCGTAAACATGAAAACGGCATACGGATACGGTTATGGCGTAAGCTACGGCTACCAGTATCAAGAAGCAAAAGTAAAGAAACCTTGGTATAAAAGAAGTCTTGCTGTAAAAGGCGCTTAA
- a CDS encoding polysaccharide biosynthesis/export family protein, protein MKKISFSIILLLLMMLQSCTTKKQMLYLQDLDKYANTTINYTSPKIQPNDILKIDVGDLNPLVAAPFNINNGTNNSQTSVEMMRLSGYLVNPQGTIMMPILNEVKVGGLTPANVEVKIKERLISENYLVNPTVQVRVLNNKFTILGEVNSPGVIAFSEESISLLDAIGLAKDLTYSAIRTDIQLIRESEGKRLVYHIDLTTASWMSNPNFRIRQNDVIVVTPNKLKANSGGVIKDPLQLIGIVASLAALIIVIAK, encoded by the coding sequence ATGAAAAAGATTTCCTTTTCAATAATTTTATTGCTTTTAATGATGCTTCAGTCTTGTACGACCAAGAAACAAATGTTGTATTTGCAAGATTTAGATAAATATGCAAACACGACGATTAATTATACATCTCCTAAAATTCAGCCAAATGATATTTTAAAAATTGATGTTGGTGATCTAAATCCTTTAGTTGCTGCACCCTTTAATATTAATAACGGAACCAATAATTCGCAGACTTCTGTAGAAATGATGAGGTTATCAGGATATTTGGTTAATCCGCAAGGAACGATTATGATGCCGATTTTAAATGAAGTTAAGGTTGGAGGATTAACTCCAGCCAATGTCGAAGTCAAAATAAAAGAACGTCTGATCAGTGAGAATTATTTGGTAAATCCAACCGTTCAGGTAAGAGTCCTCAATAATAAATTTACCATTTTGGGAGAAGTAAATTCTCCAGGTGTTATAGCTTTTAGCGAAGAATCTATAAGCTTACTTGACGCAATCGGACTGGCAAAAGACTTGACTTATTCGGCAATTCGTACAGATATACAACTGATTAGAGAGTCAGAAGGAAAACGTTTGGTATATCATATTGACTTGACAACCGCTTCTTGGATGTCGAATCCAAATTTCAGAATCAGACAAAACGATGTTATTGTCGTAACGCCAAATAAACTCAAGGCAAATAGCGGCGGGGTAATCAAAGATCCATTGCAATTAATCGGAATAGTTGCTTCTCTGGCAGCGCTGATTATAGTAATTGCAAAGTAA
- a CDS encoding glycosyltransferase family 2 protein, with protein sequence MRITIITVCYNRKNTIEKAIKSVLSQNYHDVEYIIVDGNSTDGTKEIISSYSDKITQFISEPDKGMYDAINKGLKLATGDVIGLMHSDDEFYDKKALTRIAARFEYEPNIDGVYGDGVYVSNDLQERLIRDRIGGVFSIKKLKEGWLPLHPTVYLKKSIIDKHGLYNLDFKIASDTEFLLRYLYKYKIKMSYIDSYIVKMRMGGMSTSFKRAFEVLQEDYKIYKFHGLAAIGTVFLKKTIALRQYIVH encoded by the coding sequence ATGAGAATTACCATAATCACAGTTTGTTACAATCGTAAAAATACAATCGAAAAAGCGATTAAAAGTGTTTTGTCTCAAAATTATCATGATGTAGAATATATAATCGTTGATGGAAACTCTACAGACGGAACCAAAGAAATTATTTCCTCTTATAGTGATAAAATAACTCAGTTCATTTCTGAACCAGATAAAGGAATGTATGATGCCATAAATAAAGGACTTAAACTGGCAACAGGAGACGTTATTGGATTGATGCATTCTGATGATGAATTTTATGATAAAAAGGCTCTAACCAGAATTGCAGCTCGTTTTGAATATGAACCAAACATCGACGGCGTTTACGGCGATGGAGTTTATGTTTCGAATGATCTGCAGGAACGATTAATTAGAGACCGAATAGGAGGTGTTTTCAGTATTAAAAAACTTAAAGAAGGCTGGTTGCCATTGCATCCTACTGTTTATCTAAAGAAAAGTATAATCGATAAACACGGTTTGTACAATCTGGATTTTAAAATTGCTTCTGATACAGAATTCTTACTTCGCTATTTGTACAAATATAAAATTAAGATGAGTTATATCGATTCTTATATCGTTAAGATGAGAATGGGAGGAATGAGCACTAGTTTTAAACGCGCTTTTGAAGTTTTACAAGAAGATTATAAGATTTATAAATTTCATGGTTTAGCAGCAATTGGAACTGTTTTTTTGAAGAAAACAATCGCTTTAAGGCAGTACATCGTTCATTAA
- a CDS encoding UDP-glucuronic acid decarboxylase family protein, translating to MKRILITGGAGFVGSHLCKRLLNEGNEVICLDNYFTGAKSNIIELLDNPYFEMVRHDITEPYYAEVDEIYNLACPASPVHYQYNPIKTIKTSIMGAINVLGLAKRINAKVLQASTSEVYGDPLVHPQTESYWGHVNPIGIRSCYDEGKRCAETLFMDYHNQNKVAIKIIRIFNTYGPNMNPADGRVVSNFIVQALQGKDITIFGDGLQTRSFQYVDDLVEGMIRMMGSAPEFLGPVNLGNPNEFTMLELAQTIIDLTDSKSKIIHLDLPQDDPKQRQPDISLAKNKLNNWEPKIQLREGLVSTINYFDKLLLNQQTASSVFY from the coding sequence ATGAAAAGAATACTGATAACTGGAGGAGCTGGATTTGTAGGTTCACATTTATGTAAAAGATTATTGAATGAAGGAAACGAAGTAATTTGCTTGGACAATTATTTTACTGGAGCAAAATCTAACATCATTGAGCTATTGGATAATCCGTATTTTGAAATGGTGCGACATGATATTACAGAACCGTATTATGCTGAGGTTGATGAAATTTACAATCTTGCCTGTCCTGCATCTCCTGTACATTACCAATACAATCCCATTAAAACCATAAAAACGTCTATAATGGGAGCAATTAATGTACTTGGATTAGCGAAACGCATTAATGCTAAAGTATTGCAGGCCAGTACAAGTGAAGTATATGGAGATCCGCTGGTGCATCCTCAAACCGAAAGTTATTGGGGACATGTCAACCCAATTGGGATTCGTTCCTGCTATGATGAAGGAAAACGTTGCGCCGAAACCTTATTTATGGATTATCACAATCAAAATAAAGTAGCGATTAAAATTATTCGAATTTTTAATACCTACGGACCCAATATGAATCCGGCAGATGGGAGAGTGGTTTCCAATTTTATTGTACAAGCATTACAGGGAAAAGATATTACAATTTTTGGAGATGGACTGCAAACCCGCTCTTTTCAATATGTTGATGATTTAGTCGAAGGCATGATTAGAATGATGGGTTCTGCTCCTGAATTTTTAGGACCTGTAAATTTAGGGAACCCAAATGAGTTTACGATGCTGGAACTGGCTCAGACAATTATTGACTTGACAGATTCTAAATCAAAAATAATTCATCTCGATCTTCCGCAAGACGATCCAAAACAAAGACAGCCGGATATTTCTCTGGCAAAAAATAAACTTAATAATTGGGAACCTAAAATCCAGCTTAGAGAAGGTTTGGTTTCTACAATTAACTATTTTGACAAGCTATTGTTAAATCAACAAACAGCTTCTTCTGTTTTTTACTAA